From Pseudomonas poae, the proteins below share one genomic window:
- a CDS encoding phosphonoacetaldehyde hydrolase, which produces MHYQNPNTLQAVILDWAGTVVDFGSFAPTQIFVEAFAEFDVQVSIEEARGPMGMGKWDHIRTLCDQPQVAERYRKAFGRTPTDDDVTAIYQRFMPLQIEKIAEHSTLIPGALDTIARLRVQGIKIGSCSGYPKQVMDKVVALAATNGYIADHVVATDEVPNGRPWPAQALANVIALGIDDVAACVKVDDTVPGILEGRRAGMWTVALTCSGNALGLTYEQFRALDTATLVSERKRIEALFKGSRPHYLIDTINDLPAVIAHINGRLARGEMPQTY; this is translated from the coding sequence ATGCACTATCAAAACCCCAACACCCTCCAGGCCGTGATCCTCGATTGGGCCGGCACCGTGGTCGATTTCGGCTCCTTCGCCCCCACGCAGATTTTTGTCGAAGCGTTTGCCGAGTTCGATGTCCAGGTCTCCATCGAAGAAGCCCGTGGCCCGATGGGCATGGGCAAGTGGGACCACATCCGCACCCTTTGCGACCAGCCGCAAGTCGCCGAGCGCTACCGCAAGGCCTTCGGCCGCACGCCCACGGACGATGACGTAACCGCCATCTACCAACGCTTCATGCCCTTGCAGATCGAAAAGATCGCCGAGCACTCGACGCTGATCCCCGGCGCACTGGACACCATCGCCCGCCTGCGGGTGCAAGGCATCAAGATCGGCTCCTGCTCCGGCTACCCCAAGCAAGTCATGGACAAGGTTGTCGCCCTGGCCGCCACCAACGGCTACATCGCCGACCACGTGGTCGCCACCGACGAAGTGCCCAACGGCCGCCCGTGGCCGGCTCAGGCCCTGGCCAACGTAATCGCACTCGGCATCGACGACGTCGCGGCCTGCGTCAAGGTCGACGACACCGTCCCAGGCATCCTCGAAGGCCGCCGAGCCGGCATGTGGACCGTGGCCCTCACCTGCTCCGGCAATGCGCTGGGCCTGACGTACGAGCAATTCCGCGCTCTGGATACGGCCACGTTGGTCAGCGAACGCAAACGCATAGAAGCTCTGTTCAAAGGCTCGCGCCCGCACTACCTGATCGACACTATTAACGACCTACCGGCGGTGATTGCGCATATCAACGGGCGCCTGGCGCGCGGGGAAATGCCGCAGACCTACTAA
- a CDS encoding 2-aminoethylphosphonate--pyruvate transaminase, with product MTTAAPILLTPGPLTTSQRTRQAMMLDWGSWDDRFNRLTASVCEQLLAILHGEGSHHCVPLQGSGTFAVEAAIGTLVPRNGKVLVLINGAYGKRLANICDVLGREFSTFETAEDQPTTAADVDRLLHADPAITHVALIHCETSTGILNPLPEIAQVVKHHGKRLIIDAMSSFGALPIDARQVPFDALIAASGKCLEGVPGMGFVFADQQALAAAHGNCHSLAMDLFDQHSYMANTGQWRFTPPTHVVAALHEALAQYAEEGGQPARHQRYANNCQALLDGMAELGLRSFLPTAIQAPIIVTFHAPRDPRYQFKDFYERVKAKGFILYPGKLTQVDTFRVGCIGHVDAAGMQAAVKAIAEVLQEMEVLNI from the coding sequence ATGACCACTGCTGCGCCGATCCTGCTGACTCCCGGCCCCCTGACCACCTCCCAGCGCACCCGCCAGGCGATGATGCTGGACTGGGGTTCATGGGATGACCGCTTCAACCGGCTCACCGCCAGCGTCTGCGAGCAATTGCTGGCGATCCTGCACGGCGAAGGCAGCCACCACTGCGTGCCGCTGCAAGGCAGCGGCACCTTTGCCGTCGAAGCGGCCATCGGCACCCTGGTGCCGCGTAATGGCAAAGTGCTGGTGCTGATCAACGGCGCCTACGGCAAACGCCTGGCGAACATCTGCGACGTGCTCGGCCGCGAGTTCAGCACCTTTGAAACCGCCGAGGACCAGCCCACCACTGCCGCCGACGTCGACCGTCTGCTGCACGCCGACCCCGCCATCACCCACGTGGCGCTGATCCACTGCGAAACCAGCACCGGCATTCTCAACCCACTGCCGGAAATCGCCCAGGTGGTTAAACACCACGGCAAACGCCTGATCATCGACGCCATGAGCTCCTTCGGCGCGCTGCCGATCGATGCCCGCCAAGTGCCGTTCGACGCGCTGATCGCCGCCTCCGGCAAATGCCTGGAAGGCGTGCCGGGCATGGGGTTTGTCTTCGCCGACCAACAGGCGCTGGCCGCAGCACACGGCAATTGCCATTCCCTGGCGATGGACCTGTTCGACCAGCACAGCTACATGGCCAACACCGGCCAATGGCGCTTTACGCCGCCGACCCATGTGGTGGCGGCCCTGCACGAAGCGCTGGCGCAGTACGCCGAGGAAGGTGGTCAGCCCGCACGCCATCAACGCTACGCCAACAACTGCCAGGCATTGCTCGACGGCATGGCCGAACTGGGCCTGCGCAGCTTCCTTCCGACGGCGATCCAGGCGCCGATCATCGTGACCTTCCACGCCCCGCGAGACCCGCGCTACCAGTTCAAGGACTTCTACGAGCGGGTCAAGGCCAAGGGTTTCATTCTGTACCCCGGCAAGTTGACCCAGGTGGACACCTTCCGCGTGGGCTGCATCGGCCACGTCGACGCGGCGGGCATGCAAGCGGCGGTCAAGGCAATCGCCGAGGTGCTGCAAGAAATGGAAGTGTTGAACATCTGA
- a CDS encoding LysR substrate-binding domain-containing protein, translating to MNLFQLRAFDAVAREGSFTRAAQRLFISQPAVTGHIKALEEYYQIPLLRRTARRVELTEEGTRLAAITRAIFGLVDEAQALLEANRQLLTGRLEVAADGPHLVMPMIASLRARYPAITVNLRLGNAQDTLAALLSEHADVAVLTEVEPRNGLHLQPLSESRICALVPAGHPWAQQPQGIRLQQLNEVIMVLREPSSITRRTFDDACAAAGVQPKVLLELDSREAVTEAVAAELGVGVVSSMEVSPDPRVRAVAIEGEGLVNRHMLGCMQRRRSLRLIQAFFELAP from the coding sequence ATGAACTTGTTCCAACTGCGCGCATTCGACGCCGTGGCCCGCGAGGGCAGCTTTACCCGGGCCGCACAGCGGCTGTTTATCAGCCAGCCAGCGGTGACCGGGCATATCAAGGCGTTGGAGGAGTACTACCAGATCCCGCTGTTGCGCCGCACGGCACGACGGGTGGAGCTGACCGAGGAAGGCACGCGGCTGGCGGCAATCACCCGGGCGATCTTTGGTTTGGTGGATGAGGCCCAGGCCCTGCTGGAGGCCAACCGCCAATTGCTCACCGGGCGCCTGGAAGTCGCGGCCGACGGCCCGCACCTGGTGATGCCGATGATCGCCAGCCTGCGCGCGCGTTACCCCGCCATTACCGTCAACCTGCGGTTGGGCAATGCCCAGGACACCCTGGCGGCGCTGCTCTCCGAGCATGCGGATGTGGCCGTCCTCACCGAAGTGGAGCCGCGTAATGGCCTGCATCTGCAGCCGCTGAGCGAGTCGCGGATCTGCGCCCTGGTGCCGGCCGGCCACCCGTGGGCTCAGCAGCCCCAAGGCATTCGCCTGCAGCAGTTGAACGAGGTGATCATGGTGCTGCGCGAGCCCAGTTCCATCACCCGCCGCACCTTCGATGACGCCTGCGCGGCGGCGGGTGTGCAGCCCAAGGTGCTGCTGGAACTCGACAGCCGCGAGGCGGTGACCGAAGCCGTCGCCGCTGAGTTGGGGGTAGGTGTGGTCTCGTCGATGGAGGTCAGCCCCGACCCAAGGGTGCGGGCGGTGGCGATCGAAGGGGAGGGGCTGGTCAACCGGCATATGCTCGGTTGCATGCAGCGGCGCCGCTCATTGCGCTTGATTCAGGCGTTTTTCGAGTTGGCGCCTTGA
- a CDS encoding YebC/PmpR family DNA-binding transcriptional regulator has protein sequence MGAQWKVKHKEAAANAKGKIFGKLVKEITIAARNGADTSTNAHLRLVVEQAKKASMPKETLDRAIKKGAGLLGETVQYHRVTYEGFAPHQVPLIVECVTDNINRTVAEIRVAFRKGQLGASGSVAWDFNHVGLIEAQPDTPDADPEMAAIEAGAQDFEDGEEEGTTLFITETTDLDAVQKALPEQGFTVLSAKLGYLSKNPVSGLTDEQMAEVEAFLEGLDNHDDVQDMFVGLAG, from the coding sequence ATGGGCGCACAGTGGAAAGTCAAACATAAAGAAGCGGCAGCCAATGCCAAGGGCAAGATCTTCGGCAAGCTGGTGAAAGAAATCACTATCGCCGCCCGCAACGGTGCCGATACGTCGACCAACGCCCACCTGCGTCTGGTGGTGGAACAGGCCAAAAAGGCCTCGATGCCCAAGGAAACCCTGGACCGCGCCATCAAGAAAGGCGCCGGTCTGCTCGGCGAAACCGTGCAGTACCACCGCGTGACCTACGAAGGGTTCGCCCCGCACCAGGTGCCGCTGATCGTCGAGTGCGTGACCGACAACATCAACCGTACCGTGGCGGAAATCCGCGTGGCGTTCCGCAAGGGGCAATTGGGCGCTTCCGGCTCGGTGGCCTGGGACTTCAACCACGTCGGCCTGATCGAAGCGCAGCCGGACACTCCGGACGCCGACCCGGAAATGGCCGCCATCGAAGCTGGCGCCCAGGATTTCGAAGATGGTGAAGAAGAGGGCACCACCCTGTTCATCACCGAGACCACCGACCTCGACGCCGTGCAAAAAGCCCTGCCGGAGCAGGGTTTCACCGTGCTGTCGGCCAAGCTTGGCTACCTCTCGAAGAACCCGGTAAGCGGGTTGACCGATGAGCAAATGGCTGAAGTTGAAGCCTTCCTCGAAGGGCTGGACAACCATGACGACGTGCAGGACATGTTCGTCGGCCTGGCCGGTTGA
- a CDS encoding leucine-rich repeat-containing protein kinase family protein — translation MHTLAQLKAGQLAGITRLDLSCGLTEFPREIFELADSLEILNLSGNALNRLPDDLHRLPHLRVLFCSDNVFTELPECLGQCAKLSMIGFKANQISHVPAAALPPLLRWLILTDNRVSQLPDELGERPLLQKLMLAGNQLAHLPQSLANCKNLELIRIASNRLTQLPPWLLALPSLTWLAYAGNPVEMAVDVAADDATPNIPWAELELGEVLGEGASGIIRKALWKPRAMPVAVKLYKGTITSDGSPLHEMQACIAAGLHPNLIKVEGRVVGHPEAQAALVMDLIDPSYSNLAGLPSLASCTRDIYAPGTRFSAETALRMARGIASVAAHLHRHGITHGDLYGHNILWNAAGDCLLGDFGAASFHATADTVETKALQRIEVRAFGVLLGELLERVDAQVSDELVALQKNCCQPDVLARPGFGEIEVILKSVQHH, via the coding sequence ATGCATACTCTCGCCCAACTCAAGGCTGGCCAATTGGCCGGTATCACACGCCTGGACCTGTCCTGCGGGCTGACCGAATTTCCCCGGGAAATTTTCGAACTGGCCGACTCGCTGGAAATCCTCAACCTCAGCGGCAATGCGCTGAACCGCCTGCCTGACGACCTGCACCGCTTGCCGCACCTGCGCGTGCTGTTCTGCTCGGACAACGTCTTTACCGAACTGCCCGAATGCCTCGGCCAGTGCGCCAAGTTGAGCATGATCGGCTTCAAGGCCAACCAGATCAGCCATGTGCCCGCCGCCGCCCTGCCGCCGTTGTTGCGCTGGCTGATCCTCACCGATAACCGCGTCAGCCAATTGCCCGATGAGTTGGGCGAGCGGCCGTTGCTGCAAAAGCTGATGCTGGCCGGTAACCAGTTGGCGCACCTGCCGCAAAGCCTGGCCAACTGCAAAAACCTGGAATTGATCCGCATCGCCTCCAACCGCCTGACGCAACTGCCGCCTTGGCTGCTGGCGCTGCCAAGCCTGACCTGGCTGGCCTACGCCGGTAACCCGGTGGAAATGGCGGTGGACGTGGCCGCCGACGACGCCACGCCGAATATCCCCTGGGCGGAACTGGAACTGGGCGAAGTGTTGGGCGAAGGCGCTTCCGGGATCATCCGCAAGGCGTTGTGGAAACCGCGGGCCATGCCGGTCGCGGTCAAACTGTACAAAGGCACGATCACCAGCGACGGTTCACCGCTGCACGAAATGCAGGCCTGCATCGCTGCCGGGCTGCATCCCAATCTGATCAAGGTCGAGGGTCGCGTCGTCGGCCACCCCGAGGCCCAGGCTGCCTTGGTAATGGACCTGATCGACCCGAGCTACAGCAACCTCGCCGGCCTGCCGAGCCTGGCCTCATGCACCCGGGACATCTACGCGCCCGGCACCCGCTTCAGCGCCGAAACGGCTTTGCGCATGGCCCGTGGCATCGCCTCGGTGGCCGCACACTTGCACCGGCACGGCATCACCCATGGCGACCTGTACGGCCACAACATTCTGTGGAATGCGGCGGGCGATTGCTTACTGGGGGATTTTGGCGCGGCGTCGTTCCACGCCACGGCGGATACCGTGGAGACCAAGGCGTTGCAGCGTATTGAGGTGCGGGCGTTCGGGGTGTTGTTGGGAGAGTTGTTGGAGCGGGTTGACGCACAGGTGAGTGACGAGCTGGTAGCGCTACAAAAAAATTGCTGTCAGCCGGATGTGCTGGCACGACCGGGGTTCGGAGAAATCGAAGTTATCCTGAAGTCTGTCCAACACCACTGA
- the zapE gene encoding cell division protein ZapE, which translates to MAALPSALRRLFGKPAPAAPASGDVSAYFQHKAERQGYTLSPSQQQVIERMAQIASALAAGQAPRSLYLHGAVGRGKSWLLDGFFQALALAEKQRVHFHDFFARLHQGMFKHRQQDDALAVTLDELLEGCRVLCFDEFHVHDIGDAMLITRLFKALFERGVLVLVTSNYPPAGLLPNPLYHQRFKPVIELIGARMDVMQVDAPQDYRGLPQNHGQQRFTQGQFIWPGSPAQRTALGLPAADSPALTLPVGSRQLQVRRHQGRTIAFTFNDLCEQPTAVMDYLLLCRDFDHWIIDGLPQLGDCPIAVQQRFINLVDVLYDQDKHLILIGERPLAESLAGQAIDLARTASRLNQLQHRVPDPVS; encoded by the coding sequence TTGGCTGCCCTCCCCTCCGCCCTGCGCCGTTTATTCGGCAAACCCGCCCCGGCTGCGCCTGCGTCCGGTGATGTGTCGGCGTATTTCCAGCACAAGGCCGAGCGCCAGGGCTACACCCTGAGCCCCAGCCAGCAGCAGGTGATCGAACGCATGGCGCAAATCGCCAGCGCCCTCGCGGCGGGCCAGGCGCCGCGCAGTCTGTACCTGCACGGCGCAGTGGGGCGCGGTAAAAGCTGGCTGCTGGATGGGTTTTTCCAGGCGCTGGCGCTGGCGGAGAAACAACGGGTGCACTTCCACGACTTTTTCGCCCGCCTGCATCAGGGCATGTTCAAACATCGCCAGCAGGACGACGCCCTCGCCGTGACCCTGGATGAGCTGCTCGAAGGCTGCCGCGTGCTGTGTTTCGACGAGTTCCATGTCCACGACATCGGCGACGCGATGCTGATCACCCGCCTGTTCAAGGCGCTGTTCGAGCGCGGCGTGCTGGTGCTCGTGACCTCCAATTACCCGCCCGCAGGGCTGCTGCCGAACCCGTTGTATCACCAGCGCTTCAAGCCGGTAATCGAACTGATCGGCGCACGCATGGACGTGATGCAAGTCGACGCCCCCCAGGATTACCGCGGGCTGCCACAGAACCATGGCCAGCAGCGCTTTACTCAAGGCCAGTTCATCTGGCCGGGAAGCCCGGCGCAACGTACGGCCTTAGGGTTGCCGGCGGCCGACAGCCCCGCCCTCACCCTGCCCGTCGGCAGCCGCCAGTTGCAGGTGCGTCGGCATCAGGGCCGCACCATCGCTTTCACCTTCAACGACCTGTGCGAACAACCCACGGCAGTCATGGACTACCTGCTGCTGTGCCGTGACTTCGACCACTGGATCATCGACGGCCTACCGCAGTTAGGGGATTGCCCGATCGCCGTACAGCAGCGTTTCATCAACCTGGTGGATGTGCTGTACGACCAGGACAAGCACCTGATCCTGATCGGTGAGCGGCCCCTGGCTGAATCCCTGGCGGGCCAGGCCATCGACCTGGCGCGTACCGCCAGCCGCCTGAACCAGTTGCAGCATCGGGTGCCCGACCCGGTATCATGA
- a CDS encoding spore coat U domain-containing protein produces MVLAVLSTFCSTQLLAAQLQVEVRVNVMRGCQLVGLTREAGIEQLGVLDFGSTARLNDPAGPLSAALPSTRQPRLECNPDTPYQVRIDGGLHGGVGEVRYLAGDSRSSPIPYRLYRDAARRVALPVNEAVSGTVPDSGSVELPLYARIEPLAQIPNVSRYSDVLKVTVTW; encoded by the coding sequence ATGGTTTTGGCAGTGCTGAGCACGTTTTGCAGCACGCAGCTGTTGGCCGCGCAACTCCAGGTGGAGGTGCGCGTCAATGTGATGCGTGGCTGCCAGTTGGTCGGTCTCACCCGTGAAGCGGGGATCGAGCAGCTGGGTGTGCTCGATTTCGGCAGTACCGCGCGTCTCAATGACCCCGCCGGCCCCCTCAGCGCCGCGTTGCCCAGCACCCGCCAGCCACGCCTGGAATGCAACCCCGACACCCCCTATCAAGTGCGCATCGACGGCGGCCTGCATGGCGGGGTCGGCGAGGTGCGCTACCTGGCGGGCGACTCACGCAGCTCGCCGATTCCCTATCGCCTGTACCGCGATGCCGCCCGGCGGGTGGCGCTGCCGGTGAATGAAGCTGTCAGCGGCACCGTGCCCGACAGCGGCTCAGTGGAACTGCCGCTCTATGCACGCATTGAACCCTTGGCCCAGATACCCAACGTGAGTCGCTACAGCGATGTGCTGAAGGTCACGGTGACCTGGTAA
- a CDS encoding spore coat U domain-containing protein yields the protein MKHFTRTALFLSPLLFIAGDADAVITGSIQARLVILPACEVSAGGVEQPANLGQLNFGDQAPTWTRPLNANIEGSGGSLQVTCNASVRGFNVTIDGGVNGDGTTRRLSNGRQTIPYRLTADAAGTDSYRIGQQRNFAVSPGNQGPIPVYGAVVANTSALPAGTYRDILTVTLDW from the coding sequence ATGAAGCATTTCACCCGCACTGCGCTGTTCTTAAGCCCCCTGCTGTTTATTGCAGGGGATGCCGACGCGGTGATTACCGGCAGCATCCAGGCCCGGCTGGTGATCCTGCCGGCCTGCGAGGTCAGTGCCGGGGGCGTGGAGCAGCCCGCCAACCTCGGTCAATTGAATTTCGGCGACCAGGCTCCCACCTGGACGCGCCCGCTCAACGCCAATATCGAAGGCAGCGGCGGGTCGCTGCAGGTCACCTGCAATGCCTCGGTGCGCGGCTTCAACGTGACCATCGATGGCGGCGTCAACGGTGACGGCACCACCCGGCGCCTGAGCAACGGCCGCCAAACCATTCCCTATCGACTCACGGCCGATGCCGCCGGCACCGACAGCTATCGCATCGGCCAACAACGCAATTTCGCCGTCAGCCCCGGCAACCAGGGGCCGATCCCGGTCTACGGTGCCGTGGTGGCGAATACCAGCGCACTGCCCGCAGGCACCTACCGCGACATCCTGACGGTCACGCTGGATTGGTAA
- a CDS encoding spore coat U domain-containing protein, which translates to MHPLALRLAVPFLGLTLAAGAHAATTVTGQISSSLILTSSCLVNGGAGATNLNFGSLNFGTTDSLFTQAGTQLVAAGGGAVSIQCSAGTTPTVTIQGGLHDGQSTGGTRALYDGVANFVPYDLYTDSGYNNILASNGVINLAASTGAAQTINLYGKAVGKPGLPAGTYQDTISVQLSF; encoded by the coding sequence ATGCATCCACTTGCTTTGCGTCTCGCTGTACCCTTTCTGGGCCTGACCCTGGCGGCCGGCGCGCATGCCGCCACCACCGTCACCGGGCAGATCAGCTCCTCGCTGATCCTAACCAGCAGTTGCTTGGTCAACGGCGGCGCCGGCGCCACCAACCTGAACTTCGGTAGCCTGAACTTCGGCACCACCGACAGCCTGTTCACCCAGGCCGGTACCCAACTGGTGGCCGCCGGCGGTGGCGCCGTATCGATCCAGTGCTCGGCCGGCACCACGCCCACCGTGACCATCCAGGGCGGCCTGCATGACGGGCAATCCACCGGGGGTACCCGTGCGTTGTACGACGGCGTGGCCAACTTCGTGCCGTATGACCTCTACACCGACTCCGGTTACAACAACATTCTGGCGTCCAACGGGGTGATCAACCTGGCGGCCAGCACCGGGGCTGCGCAAACCATCAACCTGTATGGCAAGGCCGTGGGTAAACCGGGGCTGCCGGCGGGTACCTACCAGGACACCATCTCTGTGCAATTGAGCTTCTGA
- a CDS encoding spore coat U domain-containing protein, whose product MAGHGCAMVLLACASSLPLPLAAVTSASFQVSASIIAGCNVASTTYGNLNYGSYSALSTNTVSAGLTSALQVQCTPGVTLSMSVDGGKNSSSGRRLKLNTGTATVAYQLFSDAGLSQVIGIGQSVNVAYSNANNITLPIYGRVVLPGNQPAGTYSDVLQVQLTF is encoded by the coding sequence ATGGCCGGCCATGGCTGCGCGATGGTGCTGCTGGCTTGTGCGAGCAGCTTGCCGCTACCGTTGGCGGCCGTCACCAGTGCGAGTTTCCAGGTCAGCGCCAGCATCATTGCCGGCTGCAACGTGGCGTCCACCACCTACGGCAACCTGAACTACGGCAGCTATTCGGCGCTGTCCACCAATACGGTGTCGGCCGGGCTGACCAGCGCCTTGCAGGTGCAGTGCACGCCGGGGGTAACGCTGAGCATGAGCGTGGACGGCGGCAAAAACAGCAGCAGCGGGCGCCGCCTCAAGCTCAACACCGGCACGGCCACCGTGGCGTACCAGTTGTTCAGCGATGCGGGCCTGAGCCAGGTAATCGGCATTGGCCAGAGCGTAAATGTGGCCTACAGCAATGCCAACAACATCACCTTGCCGATCTACGGCCGGGTGGTGTTACCGGGGAATCAGCCGGCGGGGACCTACAGCGATGTGCTGCAGGTACAGCTGACCTTTTAA
- a CDS encoding molecular chaperone, producing MCLPKVLRHAWLTMALLGASQAQAASSVLIWPIDPVLEADQQAGALWLENRGNETANLQIRVFAWRQSGFDDQYQNQRDVIGSPPVARIEPGQKQLVRLTRTREVPQGQELAYRIIIDEIPAPRPAGNEAQGKTAASIQFQMRYSVPLFAYGAGLWSKEDLTRQRDPNGAGKPDLSWRKVVEGGRSYIEIRNQGAVHARLTDVAIKQGGQNRPVTEGLMGYVLPGASMRWPVAEPLAGGQELLLKVNGAPTVQSVKPGQ from the coding sequence ATGTGTTTACCCAAGGTCTTGCGTCACGCATGGCTGACCATGGCCCTGCTGGGTGCAAGCCAGGCGCAGGCCGCCAGCTCGGTGCTGATCTGGCCGATCGACCCGGTGCTGGAGGCCGACCAACAGGCCGGCGCACTGTGGTTGGAAAACCGTGGGAATGAAACCGCCAACCTGCAGATTCGCGTATTCGCCTGGCGCCAGAGCGGGTTTGATGACCAGTACCAGAACCAGCGCGACGTGATTGGCAGCCCGCCCGTGGCGCGTATCGAGCCTGGCCAGAAGCAGTTGGTGCGCCTGACCCGCACCCGCGAGGTGCCCCAGGGCCAGGAGCTGGCTTACCGGATCATCATTGATGAGATCCCTGCACCCAGGCCCGCCGGCAATGAGGCGCAAGGCAAGACGGCGGCGTCGATCCAGTTCCAGATGCGTTACTCGGTGCCGTTGTTTGCCTACGGTGCGGGGTTGTGGAGCAAGGAAGACCTGACACGCCAACGCGACCCCAACGGCGCGGGCAAGCCGGACCTGAGCTGGCGCAAGGTGGTCGAGGGCGGGCGCTCCTATATCGAGATCCGCAACCAGGGCGCGGTGCATGCGCGGTTGACGGATGTGGCGATCAAGCAGGGCGGCCAGAACCGGCCGGTGACCGAGGGCCTGATGGGCTACGTGTTGCCGGGTGCAAGCATGCGCTGGCCGGTGGCGGAACCCTTGGCCGGTGGCCAGGAGCTGCTGCTTAAAGTCAACGGTGCGCCGACGGTACAGAGCGTCAAGCCCGGTCAGTAA